A part of Limihaloglobus sulfuriphilus genomic DNA contains:
- a CDS encoding DDE-type integrase/transposase/recombinase — protein sequence MTVPANITPAELAALVWRIAKSNAGWGRFRVANQLKLLGIFLSASTVRNILNRPQPRKTPRKALKSKKTEDETESRSIPAWYPNHVWSIDTTIVYKWGLLEVHVCVIIDHFSRKIMAAVPLEGPNAGWVINAMDEAIERYGSPKHIISDQGSVFISEAFAECLKNNNRIKHRLGAIGKKGSIAVTERANLTLKSEWLNHVPIIRGIDHLHELCSEFVFWYNAWRPHMALDGNRPDDVFFGNLPEAPARDAKFVPTEIETRYFRQARITGYRLKKAG from the coding sequence TTGACAGTCCCGGCAAACATAACACCTGCCGAGTTGGCTGCTCTGGTCTGGCGGATAGCAAAATCAAATGCAGGCTGGGGTAGGTTCAGAGTTGCCAACCAGCTCAAACTACTGGGCATCTTTCTCTCAGCCTCGACTGTCAGGAATATACTCAACAGGCCGCAGCCGCGAAAAACACCACGCAAAGCACTCAAATCAAAGAAAACAGAAGATGAAACCGAGTCCCGTTCAATCCCTGCCTGGTACCCAAACCATGTTTGGTCAATTGATACTACAATTGTCTATAAATGGGGCTTATTAGAGGTGCATGTCTGCGTTATTATCGATCACTTTTCACGCAAGATAATGGCTGCAGTGCCGCTGGAAGGACCCAATGCCGGCTGGGTAATCAATGCCATGGATGAAGCCATAGAAAGGTATGGTTCTCCAAAGCACATCATTTCCGATCAGGGCAGCGTATTTATAAGTGAGGCTTTCGCTGAGTGCCTGAAGAATAACAACAGGATTAAACACCGACTTGGAGCCATCGGGAAGAAAGGTTCGATCGCTGTAACAGAAAGGGCAAATTTAACCCTAAAATCAGAATGGCTCAACCATGTTCCAATCATCAGAGGTATCGATCATCTGCATGAGTTATGCAGTGAATTTGTATTCTGGTATAACGCCTGGCGGCCGCATATGGCATTAGACGGGAACCGTCCTGATGATGTATTCTTCGGCAACCTGCCTGAAGCACCGGCACGTGATGCCAAGTTTGTGCCAACCGAGATTGAAACACGCTATTTTCGCCAGGCCCGGATAACCGGCTACCGGCTGAAAAAAGCTGGCTGA
- the istA gene encoding IS21 family transposase, which produces MTKRSVIQTLRERNWSCRRISRELGIHLDTVRKYAKSDNDNSKQVTNAPPGSVAQSSTGPVSNCEPYREIIKNKLDMGLSRRRIWQDLRDDHGSDVSYHSVRRFVNRLSKNSPVPFRRLECRPGEEAQIDFGTGAPVITKDGRRKRTHVIRVVLSFSRKSYSEAVFRQTGDNFINCLENAFHHFGGVPQTLIIDNLKAAVNKADWYDPEIHPKIVSFCRHYGTAILPCKPYTPRHKGKVEKAVAYVKNNALKGRSFKSLSEQNQFLLSWESRIADTRIHGTTRKQVGKLFTEQEKPALLRLPVGRFPSFTEAQRSVHRDGHIEVERTYYSVPPEYTGRKVWARWDGHMVRVFNRSMEQIVVHAKVEPGRFQTQDGHIHSEKRTKIENGVVWMLERVSLIGDNAERWALQMLEARGIPGIRVLLGLLNMTNTYKGNKIDNACKIALSHNAFRLKTIRSIIKHGGDRQLQMEFIDEHPIIRDISSYGEFVREVLG; this is translated from the coding sequence ATGACTAAAAGAAGTGTAATACAGACATTAAGAGAGCGTAACTGGTCTTGCAGGCGTATATCCAGAGAGCTTGGCATCCACCTGGATACGGTGCGTAAGTATGCAAAATCAGACAATGATAATTCAAAACAGGTCACTAACGCGCCTCCCGGGTCGGTGGCCCAAAGCTCAACCGGTCCGGTAAGCAATTGTGAGCCTTACCGTGAAATAATTAAGAACAAGCTGGATATGGGGCTCAGCCGCCGGCGTATATGGCAGGATCTTCGTGACGACCACGGCTCTGATGTCAGCTACCACAGCGTTCGCAGGTTTGTCAACCGCCTCAGTAAAAATTCGCCTGTTCCGTTCAGGCGTCTTGAATGCAGGCCCGGTGAAGAGGCTCAGATAGATTTTGGTACGGGTGCACCGGTAATAACGAAAGATGGCAGACGAAAAAGAACTCATGTAATACGGGTAGTGCTTAGCTTCTCCCGTAAATCCTACAGCGAGGCAGTTTTCAGGCAGACCGGCGATAACTTTATAAATTGCCTGGAAAACGCTTTTCACCACTTTGGCGGTGTTCCGCAAACACTGATAATAGATAATCTTAAAGCTGCTGTAAACAAAGCTGACTGGTATGATCCTGAGATACACCCAAAAATAGTGTCATTCTGCCGTCATTACGGTACCGCCATTTTACCCTGTAAGCCGTATACCCCAAGACACAAGGGTAAGGTTGAAAAAGCAGTAGCATATGTCAAAAATAACGCCCTCAAGGGCCGCAGCTTTAAGAGCCTCTCAGAGCAGAATCAGTTTCTTCTCAGCTGGGAGAGCCGTATTGCCGATACCCGTATTCACGGCACTACCCGCAAGCAGGTAGGCAAATTGTTCACAGAACAGGAAAAGCCTGCTTTATTGAGGCTTCCGGTTGGAAGGTTTCCTTCATTTACAGAAGCTCAGCGGTCCGTTCACAGGGACGGCCATATAGAGGTAGAGAGGACCTATTACTCGGTGCCTCCGGAATATACCGGCCGCAAGGTATGGGCAAGATGGGACGGCCATATGGTAAGAGTATTTAACCGCAGCATGGAGCAGATTGTTGTTCACGCTAAAGTTGAGCCGGGCAGATTCCAGACTCAGGACGGACATATTCATTCAGAGAAAAGAACAAAGATAGAAAACGGCGTTGTATGGATGCTTGAACGAGTCAGTCTGATAGGTGACAATGCCGAGAGATGGGCCCTGCAGATGCTTGAGGCCAGAGGAATACCTGGTATCCGCGTACTTCTGGGCTTGCTGAATATGACCAATACCTATAAAGGTAACAAAATCGATAATGCATGTAAAATAGCGTTAAGCCACAATGCTTTTCGATTGAAGACCATCAGGAGTATTATTAAACACGGCGGTGACAGGCAGCTCCAGATGGAATTTATAGATGAGCACCCTATTATCAGAGATATCTCCAGTTACGGAGAATTCGTAAGAGAGGTTCTGGGCTGA
- a CDS encoding HAD family hydrolase, which produces MASNNIKAVFFDLGETIFNYGDFDKTKAIKQAASLSYDYLADISQPTGTFLRYFLRHLIEIRLRYVWSEWTGREFNSLDVMKNRGARKGYHLTEEQWSHFHWLWYKPLSEICEIEHDLPQTLDKLTNMGLKLGIISNTFINGCSLDRHLESFGILHYFPIRVYSCSLGIRKPHPEIFRYAARQAKLDINQIVYVGDRIDFDVIGSSKAGMNPVLKRAFSSKNKSIPAGTFAIDRLSELPGLLESAVFNSD; this is translated from the coding sequence ATGGCTTCTAACAACATAAAAGCGGTGTTCTTCGACCTTGGAGAAACTATCTTTAATTACGGAGACTTTGATAAAACCAAAGCTATCAAACAAGCGGCAAGCTTAAGCTATGATTATCTTGCAGACATCAGCCAGCCGACAGGGACGTTTTTGAGATATTTTCTTCGCCATTTAATCGAAATTCGTTTGAGATATGTATGGTCAGAATGGACCGGCAGAGAATTTAACTCGCTGGATGTCATGAAAAACCGAGGCGCCAGGAAAGGGTACCACTTAACTGAGGAGCAATGGTCTCATTTCCATTGGTTATGGTACAAACCTCTAAGCGAAATATGTGAAATTGAACATGATTTGCCCCAGACCCTTGATAAGCTCACAAATATGGGCCTTAAACTGGGCATAATTTCAAACACGTTTATTAACGGCTGTTCGCTTGACAGGCATTTGGAAAGTTTTGGAATTCTTCATTATTTCCCAATACGCGTTTATTCATGCTCTTTAGGCATAAGAAAACCGCATCCTGAGATATTTAGGTATGCCGCCCGGCAGGCAAAGCTCGACATCAACCAGATCGTGTATGTAGGCGACAGAATTGATTTTGATGTTATAGGTTCATCAAAAGCAGGCATGAATCCCGTTCTAAAACGTGCATTTTCAAGTAAAAACAAAAGCATCCCTGCTGGAACGTTTGCAATTGACAGGCTCTCAGAGTTGCCGGGATTGCTGGAAAGTGCAGTTTTTAATTCAGATTAG
- a CDS encoding ABC transporter ATP-binding protein has translation MKPLKRLLDYVWPQWPRLAVLGVCVIVIAVFTAASFLTIIPLLKTMMSREGIHGWVDSKLCETRYGMDLYMPDVIDISSDENLAYFLTVISVEDDSAADLAGIEPGDSIVKAADGEHDAEARMTSARMLEILSRAPENRDIELEILRKTPDGHIGRDPIKISMDTSKVPFYYGTVVSLMNYVTRENSEKVKIRAIQLVLLFALAATMFRCVARFFQDYIAHKIVNIALNLLRNDCYKHILRMPESFFDKQGRTDFASRLVKDTEAAGAGVKVLLTKAIREPAKAIATLAAALLLHWQIVVVFLLASPFVGIVVQRLGKKIKKATRRSLVEWSNMLTKIEDTTTGLRAVKVYNKQGYENIRFQKINSSLLKQQMKIAKITAATSPLLEILGMIAGLFALLFALNYVIEGHLEPEKFFTLIILLGTSAESVRKSSNTWNRLQESNAAISRVFHILDSPLEKDCENPKKLKGLKESIEFRNISFAYPASETNVLNNLNLSIKVGSKVAIVGHNGSGKTTLLNLLPRFYDPQSGQVLFDGQDISKVSLAELRSKIAVVSQKTITFNDTIFNNIAYGKDNATEQEVIEAAQQAYAHEFIDILPDKYNSFIGQDGAGLSGGQLQRIVIARAILKKPQILIFDEAMSQVDADSESKIYKALEEMTHDRTSFVIAHRFSTVVNSDLIIVMKDGSIEDQGSHEDLMQRSDTYRKLYTTQLL, from the coding sequence ATGAAACCATTAAAAAGATTATTAGATTATGTCTGGCCACAGTGGCCGCGTCTTGCAGTTCTGGGTGTCTGCGTGATTGTAATAGCTGTCTTTACGGCGGCGAGCTTTCTTACGATTATCCCGCTGCTTAAGACCATGATGAGCAGAGAAGGCATTCACGGCTGGGTAGATAGCAAACTCTGTGAAACACGCTACGGGATGGACCTTTATATGCCGGATGTCATTGACATTAGCTCAGATGAGAATCTTGCGTATTTTTTAACAGTAATATCCGTTGAAGACGACTCAGCGGCTGACTTGGCCGGCATTGAACCCGGCGACAGCATCGTCAAGGCAGCAGACGGCGAACATGACGCCGAAGCGAGAATGACATCTGCCAGGATGCTTGAGATACTAAGCCGGGCTCCGGAAAATCGGGATATAGAGTTAGAAATACTGCGGAAAACTCCAGATGGCCATATTGGCAGAGATCCCATTAAGATATCAATGGATACTTCTAAAGTCCCTTTCTATTACGGTACCGTAGTAAGCCTGATGAATTATGTCACCAGGGAAAATTCAGAAAAAGTAAAAATACGTGCGATACAGCTGGTTCTGCTTTTCGCTCTCGCGGCAACAATGTTTAGATGTGTGGCGAGGTTTTTCCAGGACTACATTGCGCATAAGATTGTCAACATCGCCCTAAACCTGTTGCGAAATGATTGTTACAAGCATATCCTGAGAATGCCTGAAAGCTTCTTTGACAAACAGGGCAGAACTGATTTTGCCAGCAGGCTCGTCAAAGACACAGAGGCTGCCGGCGCAGGAGTAAAAGTACTTCTAACCAAGGCAATAAGAGAGCCGGCAAAGGCCATCGCAACTCTCGCCGCCGCCCTTCTGCTTCATTGGCAGATTGTAGTAGTTTTTCTGCTTGCATCACCATTTGTAGGAATTGTAGTACAGAGACTTGGCAAAAAAATCAAAAAAGCCACCCGCCGCTCTCTGGTAGAATGGTCTAATATGCTTACAAAGATTGAGGATACAACTACCGGTTTGCGGGCTGTAAAGGTTTACAACAAACAGGGATATGAAAATATACGTTTTCAGAAAATCAACTCCAGTCTGCTCAAACAGCAGATGAAAATAGCCAAAATCACAGCCGCGACAAGCCCCCTGCTTGAAATACTGGGAATGATCGCGGGCCTGTTTGCACTGCTTTTTGCCTTAAATTATGTAATTGAAGGCCACCTGGAGCCTGAAAAATTCTTCACTCTTATCATTCTGCTTGGCACATCAGCCGAGTCAGTCCGCAAAAGCAGCAATACCTGGAACCGCCTGCAGGAATCCAACGCCGCGATATCAAGAGTATTTCATATTCTTGACTCCCCTCTTGAGAAAGACTGCGAAAATCCGAAAAAACTCAAAGGTTTAAAAGAGTCTATTGAATTCCGAAATATCTCTTTCGCGTATCCTGCTTCTGAAACGAATGTTTTGAATAATCTTAATCTGTCCATAAAAGTCGGCAGCAAAGTCGCGATCGTCGGCCACAACGGCTCGGGCAAGACAACCCTGCTGAATCTTTTACCCAGGTTCTATGATCCGCAAAGCGGCCAGGTGCTTTTTGACGGGCAGGATATAAGCAAAGTCAGCCTGGCGGAGCTTCGTTCCAAAATAGCCGTTGTATCTCAGAAAACTATTACCTTTAATGACACCATTTTTAACAACATCGCATACGGCAAAGACAACGCTACAGAACAGGAAGTAATTGAAGCCGCACAACAGGCTTATGCACATGAGTTTATCGACATTCTGCCGGATAAATACAATTCGTTTATCGGCCAGGACGGCGCAGGACTAAGCGGCGGCCAGCTTCAGCGAATTGTTATAGCAAGAGCTATTCTTAAAAAACCGCAGATTCTGATTTTCGATGAAGCCATGAGCCAGGTTGACGCCGACAGCGAATCCAAAATATACAAGGCACTCGAAGAAATGACGCATGATCGTACAAGTTTTGTCATTGCTCACAGGTTTTCTACGGTTGTGAATTCAGACCTTATAATAGTAATGAAGGATGGTTCAATCGAAGATCAGGGCAGCCACGAAGACTTGATGCAGCGGAGTGATACTTACAGAAAATTATATACAACTCAATTACTGTAA
- a CDS encoding sodium:solute symporter family transporter, with protein sequence MNKFNYSNMFKNIKIKNIMNFQSFYHWLYILFFIILFLSPAGRSEDTYTDYYKWSNLPGLPPASQRDLQPGVAGAFAGSHNGVLILAGGANFPEDMPWEGGKKLWHDDIFIMRETEEGFSWLNKTFKLNRPLAYGVSISTDEGVVCIGGCDSQHVYQDCFILKWDEENEMIKKNKYPSLPQPLSFMTGAMANNKIFIAGGQSTMEDSSATKAFYMLDISQNGTDEFKWISMHPWPGDPRVFPVSSCQSDGVHNCFYLFSGRNIQPDTPTVPLTDAYKFDIITQSWSRLSDISIDKKETVCLMAGASWACGANHIMVLGGDEGPVYLELEKMAFNLKEALNDNNMEAAGLLRSELNNAYAAHEGFSRSLYAYHTITNTWVEAGKFPSESPVNCTAVHWPSLDSADVIIPSGEIKPGVRTPEIWFGDVDISGSFHWLDYTVMAAFLLLLVIMGIYFSKKMKDTNDFFKAGQRIPWWAAALSIYGTQLSAISFMAIPAKTFASDWRYFHVVFAIVAVAPFIVFCFLPFYRRLNITTAYEYLELRFNLTIRLLGSSLFMLMQLSRIGIVLYLPSIALSIVTGININICILVMGFICIFYAVMGGIEAVIWTDVIQVIILLTGAVSCMFLIPFNVPGGWNGMVDIADAARKFRFWDFRFDLCDATFVALFFGAFAQNIISYGTDQTVIQRYLTTSTEKKAAKSIWISAIICIPSSMIFFGIGSALFVFYTVYPAELNPAIKQTDAIFPYFIVTQLPIGLVGLVIAAVFAAAMSSLDSSMNSVGAAVTTDFYKRLGKDHTERKSLLLARASTLFVGLIGTVLALIMAQLPIKSLWDHFSGLLGLFGGGLGGLFLLGIFTKRTGSLAAFLAFIISAVIQLWVKNSTNVNVWVFALSGLLSCFTVGVLLSFIFPNRKKYTVDFPLSFTQNLGNF encoded by the coding sequence ATGAATAAATTTAATTACAGTAATATGTTTAAAAATATTAAAATTAAGAATATTATGAATTTTCAGAGCTTTTATCACTGGTTGTATATTCTTTTCTTTATTATTTTATTTCTTTCACCTGCCGGCCGGTCAGAAGATACTTATACTGATTATTATAAATGGTCCAACCTTCCGGGTTTGCCGCCCGCGTCTCAGAGAGATTTACAGCCGGGAGTAGCCGGAGCCTTTGCTGGAAGCCACAATGGTGTTTTAATCCTCGCCGGCGGGGCGAATTTTCCTGAAGACATGCCTTGGGAAGGCGGCAAAAAACTCTGGCATGACGATATTTTCATTATGCGTGAGACCGAAGAGGGATTTTCCTGGCTGAATAAGACTTTCAAGCTTAATCGGCCGCTCGCCTACGGAGTTTCAATTTCCACCGATGAAGGAGTAGTATGTATAGGGGGGTGCGATTCTCAGCATGTTTATCAGGATTGTTTTATCTTGAAATGGGATGAAGAAAATGAAATGATAAAAAAAAATAAATATCCTTCATTACCCCAACCTTTGTCATTCATGACCGGTGCGATGGCAAACAACAAGATTTTTATTGCCGGCGGCCAGTCAACTATGGAAGACTCATCCGCAACTAAAGCCTTTTATATGCTTGATATTTCACAAAATGGAACTGATGAGTTTAAATGGATATCGATGCATCCATGGCCCGGCGACCCGCGAGTTTTTCCTGTTTCATCATGTCAAAGCGATGGCGTCCATAATTGTTTTTATCTTTTCAGTGGAAGAAATATTCAGCCGGATACACCGACAGTACCGTTAACCGATGCTTATAAGTTCGATATAATAACTCAATCCTGGTCACGATTATCGGATATTTCTATTGATAAAAAAGAAACAGTATGTTTAATGGCAGGGGCTTCATGGGCCTGCGGGGCTAATCATATCATGGTTCTTGGCGGAGATGAAGGTCCTGTTTATCTGGAGCTCGAAAAGATGGCATTCAATCTTAAGGAGGCTTTAAACGACAATAACATGGAAGCCGCAGGACTGCTTAGATCGGAACTTAACAACGCCTACGCTGCGCATGAAGGTTTTTCAAGATCGTTATACGCATATCATACTATTACCAATACCTGGGTTGAGGCGGGCAAATTTCCTTCAGAAAGCCCAGTGAACTGTACTGCTGTTCATTGGCCGAGTTTAGATTCAGCAGATGTTATAATCCCCTCGGGTGAGATCAAGCCCGGCGTTAGAACCCCGGAGATATGGTTCGGGGATGTCGATATTTCAGGTTCTTTTCATTGGCTCGATTACACAGTAATGGCTGCTTTCCTTTTGTTGCTGGTTATAATGGGTATATATTTCTCCAAGAAGATGAAGGATACTAATGATTTTTTCAAAGCCGGTCAGAGAATACCATGGTGGGCGGCTGCTTTGAGTATATACGGAACTCAGTTAAGTGCGATATCCTTTATGGCGATACCGGCCAAGACGTTCGCAAGTGACTGGAGATATTTTCACGTGGTTTTTGCAATAGTAGCGGTAGCTCCGTTTATTGTATTTTGCTTTCTGCCTTTTTATAGACGTTTGAATATTACCACTGCTTACGAATATCTTGAATTGCGTTTTAATTTAACCATCCGATTGCTTGGCAGTTCGTTATTTATGTTGATGCAACTCAGCAGGATAGGGATTGTGCTGTACCTGCCATCTATAGCACTTTCAATTGTTACAGGCATAAATATTAATATCTGTATTCTGGTAATGGGATTTATATGTATTTTCTATGCGGTGATGGGAGGAATTGAAGCTGTTATCTGGACAGATGTCATACAGGTCATTATTCTGCTTACAGGTGCAGTAAGCTGTATGTTTTTGATACCCTTTAATGTACCCGGTGGCTGGAATGGCATGGTAGATATTGCAGATGCTGCGAGAAAGTTTCGCTTTTGGGATTTTAGATTTGACCTGTGTGATGCGACTTTTGTGGCGCTATTTTTCGGGGCCTTTGCACAAAACATTATTTCTTACGGTACAGACCAAACCGTTATTCAGCGATATCTCACAACATCTACCGAAAAAAAAGCAGCCAAAAGTATATGGATCAGCGCAATTATCTGTATCCCTTCATCTATGATATTTTTTGGAATCGGATCAGCTTTGTTTGTTTTCTATACCGTTTATCCCGCAGAACTTAACCCTGCTATAAAGCAAACAGATGCAATTTTTCCTTATTTTATTGTAACTCAATTGCCGATTGGTTTGGTGGGATTGGTAATTGCAGCGGTATTTGCAGCTGCCATGAGCAGTCTTGACAGCAGCATGAACAGTGTTGGCGCTGCTGTTACAACGGATTTTTACAAACGTTTGGGCAAAGATCACACAGAAAGAAAATCTTTATTGCTTGCTCGTGCTAGCACTTTGTTTGTTGGTCTTATCGGAACGGTATTGGCCCTTATTATGGCTCAACTACCTATAAAATCCCTCTGGGACCACTTCTCAGGTCTTCTTGGTTTGTTTGGAGGGGGGTTGGGCGGATTGTTCCTGCTTGGTATTTTCACTAAACGAACAGGATCATTAGCCGCATTTTTAGCCTTCATTATAAGCGCCGTCATTCAGCTTTGGGTTAAAAATAGTACAAATGTAAATGTATGGGTCTTTGCTCTTTCAGGATTGCTTTCCTGTTTTACTGTTGGAGTTTTGCTAAGTTTTATATTCCCAAACCGCAAGAAATACACCGTAGATTTTCCTCTGTCTTTCACCCAGAACTTGGGCAATTTTTGA
- a CDS encoding IS1634 family transposase, with translation MRLERPRRFGDCWLASEMWDQLGFDRFWSERIDTDRSPVAFSKVLKLLTVSRLIKPSAEYFVHQHWFSQSAMDAILDCDFEIAEKNRLYRCLDRILPYKDELCKYLKDTWQGMFNLEYDILLYDITSTYFEGLCKQNPKAEFGHSKDRRSDCRQVLIALVVTPEGFPLDYEVLQGNTSEKTTLRPLLNKIETMYGKANRVWLMDRGIPTEATLKFMRKNNISYLVGTPRRQLDDYSSELSQKDWEQVNSSVHVKYIEKEGECYVLARSRDRMQKERAMRKRKLRKYLDGLEKLKGYRNYERFYKRLGALQSQAGNAYRCVELDIPGQKERIEAGEFRYHINRQKYRDMIYRDGKYFLRTNQKGKDGKALWNEYMLQCNVEQSFRELKSDLGIRPVYHHKEERVDAHIFVAFISYCLQVTLRHKLRVSACGLTAQAALETMSRIQMLDVTFETLDGRYLLMERYTEPEADQRLILHHLNMDLPLQKPPKIYSSQVKD, from the coding sequence ATGAGACTGGAACGACCGCGTAGGTTTGGCGATTGCTGGCTGGCTTCTGAGATGTGGGATCAGCTTGGTTTTGACCGCTTCTGGTCAGAGCGGATTGATACAGACAGATCGCCGGTCGCATTCTCAAAAGTCCTCAAGTTGCTTACGGTGAGCAGGCTGATAAAACCTTCTGCCGAATACTTTGTCCATCAGCACTGGTTCAGCCAGAGTGCTATGGACGCCATCCTTGATTGTGATTTTGAGATTGCCGAGAAAAACAGGCTCTACCGTTGTCTTGACCGTATCCTTCCATACAAAGACGAACTTTGCAAATACCTTAAAGACACCTGGCAAGGAATGTTCAACCTTGAGTACGACATCCTGCTCTATGATATCACCAGCACGTATTTCGAGGGGCTATGCAAGCAGAATCCCAAGGCAGAATTCGGCCACAGCAAAGACAGACGCAGTGATTGCAGACAGGTGCTGATAGCCCTTGTTGTTACGCCGGAGGGCTTTCCTCTTGACTATGAAGTACTTCAGGGAAATACATCTGAAAAGACGACATTAAGACCCCTGCTCAACAAGATAGAAACAATGTACGGCAAGGCCAACAGGGTCTGGCTGATGGACAGGGGCATACCAACGGAAGCTACGCTCAAGTTCATGCGTAAGAACAATATAAGCTATCTTGTTGGCACACCCCGCAGACAGCTCGATGATTATAGCAGTGAACTTTCTCAAAAGGACTGGGAGCAGGTAAACAGCAGTGTTCATGTGAAATACATCGAAAAAGAGGGCGAATGCTATGTCCTTGCCAGGAGCAGGGATCGTATGCAAAAGGAGAGGGCCATGCGTAAAAGAAAACTGCGTAAATATCTTGACGGACTTGAAAAACTCAAGGGATATCGCAATTATGAACGTTTTTATAAACGCCTTGGGGCTTTGCAATCACAGGCCGGTAACGCTTATAGATGTGTGGAGCTCGATATTCCGGGGCAAAAGGAGCGGATTGAAGCCGGCGAATTCAGGTATCACATAAACCGGCAGAAATACCGTGATATGATCTATCGTGACGGCAAGTACTTTTTGCGGACTAATCAGAAGGGCAAGGATGGTAAGGCACTCTGGAATGAGTATATGCTGCAGTGCAACGTTGAGCAGTCTTTCAGAGAACTCAAGAGTGATCTTGGCATTCGCCCTGTATATCACCATAAAGAAGAGCGTGTTGATGCCCATATCTTTGTGGCGTTTATAAGCTATTGCCTGCAGGTGACATTGCGGCATAAGCTGCGGGTGAGTGCCTGCGGCCTGACCGCACAGGCTGCCCTGGAAACGATGAGCCGTATCCAGATGCTTGATGTGACATTTGAAACACTTGACGGTCGGTACCTCTTGATGGAGAGGTACACCGAGCCCGAGGCAGATCAGCGTCTGATACTGCACCACCTGAACATGGATCTGCCGCTGCAGAAGCCACCCAAAATATACAGCAGCCAGGTCAAAGATTAA
- the istB gene encoding IS21-like element helper ATPase IstB yields MNNSLHNTLKSLRLSGMLETLEVRLQEAAGNSLTHAEFLELILQDEMLVRKHRQIQRGIKAAGFRELKTLEEFDWQFNTSIKRSRIFDMATCRFISEGVDVLLLGPPGVGKSHLCQAIGYQAVKAGMAVRYRSIFDVARDFLHEDAFACQDKVMNRYLKPELLIIDDMGIKHLPKRCGEYLLEIIMRRHENKSTMMTSNRPLEDWGKLIGDVPSATAILDRFLHHAEIINITGRSYRLKDRAEHGACEKRAGHEG; encoded by the coding sequence ATGAACAATTCACTGCATAACACATTAAAATCACTAAGGTTGTCAGGTATGCTTGAGACACTTGAAGTTCGATTGCAGGAGGCAGCCGGCAACAGCCTCACTCATGCTGAGTTTTTAGAACTGATCCTGCAGGATGAGATGCTGGTCAGAAAGCATCGCCAGATCCAAAGGGGTATTAAGGCTGCCGGGTTTAGAGAACTCAAGACACTGGAGGAGTTTGACTGGCAGTTCAATACTTCGATTAAAAGAAGCCGGATATTTGATATGGCCACATGCCGCTTTATCAGTGAGGGCGTTGATGTTCTGCTGCTTGGCCCTCCGGGTGTGGGCAAGAGTCATTTGTGTCAGGCGATAGGCTATCAGGCAGTCAAGGCAGGCATGGCTGTGCGGTACCGCTCGATATTTGATGTTGCCAGGGATTTTCTGCACGAAGATGCCTTTGCCTGTCAGGATAAGGTAATGAACAGATATCTCAAGCCGGAGCTGCTGATAATCGATGACATGGGCATCAAGCATCTGCCAAAACGCTGCGGCGAGTATCTGCTGGAGATCATTATGCGGCGACATGAAAACAAATCCACGATGATGACCTCCAACAGGCCGCTGGAAGACTGGGGCAAGCTCATTGGTGATGTACCATCGGCAACCGCAATCCTGGACAGGTTTTTGCATCATGCTGAGATCATCAACATCACAGGCCGCAGCTACCGTCTCAAGGACCGTGCCGAGCATGGTGCCTGTGAGAAAAGAGCCGGCCATGAAGGCTGA